A genomic stretch from Etheostoma cragini isolate CJK2018 chromosome 8, CSU_Ecrag_1.0, whole genome shotgun sequence includes:
- the cnot4a gene encoding CCR4-NOT transcription complex subunit 4 isoform X1 yields the protein MQLSQLLPKSPVLCDPPQHSPSPRHRMSNSPELKDDPMECPLCMEPLEIDDVNFFPCTCGYQICRFCWHRIRTDENGLCPACRKPYPEDPAVYKPLSQEEIQRIKNEKKQKQNEKKQKVTENRKHLASVRVVQRNLVFVVGLSQRLADPEVLKRPEYFGRFGKIHKVVINNSTSYAGSQGPSASAYVTYIRSEDALRAIQCVNNVVVDGRTLKASLGTTKYCSYFLKSMQCPKPDCMYLHELGDEAASFTKEEMQAGKHQEYEQKLLQDLYKINPSFLQPPTCGTEKLKSKSNSTQSRTNGSNGKDGWPTLSGHNKLANGLSEDRKSPPLLDYLDQEVLTSDGLETDLGPGQRTVLSPFSSNCDSNSPSDKPPDSLGMVNGETLQQIPTSDSPSPPPGLSKPSLVVPISMSDLTARSPFEGAAAESQSLFSDNSNFRHPNPLPAGLPPFPSSPRSNSDWPMTPEPQSLFTSDTIPVSSSTDWQAAFGFGSSSKQQDDDLGFDPFDVTRKALADLIEKELSVQDQSPLSPGLLSHGGSNHGPGLPPLNPNPSSSHHFPSGLPRLPQLHHRAIYSSFSFPGSQNSQANQQQPSARHPWMGVPTRNNLTHLNHSASAASHSNSLDLNLPPQHNTGLGGIPISENSGSIDGLNVKEWQDGLRALLPNININFGGLPNSSSSSSSSSSNSVNHIGGPVGPAGLSHSLSWDGTASWMDPAIITGRNFY from the exons ATGCAGTTGAGTCAACTCCTCCCTAAAAG CCCTGTGCTCTGTGACCCGCCTCAACACTCACCTTCGCCGCGCCATAGGATGTCCAACAGCCCTGAATTGAAGGACGACCCCATGGAGTGCCCTCTGTGCATGGAACCGCTGGAGATTGATGACGTCAACTTCTTCCCCTGCACTTGTGGCTATCAGATCTGTCGCTTCTGTTGGCATCGCATCCGCACAGACGAGAACGGCCTGTGCCCCGCCTGCAGAAAG cCGTACCCAGAGGACCCTGCTGTGTACAAGCCTCTGTCACAGGAGGAGATCCAAAGGATAAAGAACgaaaagaagcagaaacagaATGAGAAGAAGCAGAAGGTGACAGAAAACCGAAAGCATCTGGCCAGTGTCAGAGTGGTCCAGAGAAACCTGGTGTTTGTGGTGGGGCTCTCGCAGCGACTCGCCGACCCAGAG GTCTTAAAACGACCCGAATATTTTGGGAGGTTTGGGAAAATCCATAAAGTGGTCATCAACAATAGCACATCCTACGCGGGTTCACAG GGGCCCAGTGCCAGCGCTTATGTCACTTACATCCGCTCTGAAGATGCTTTAAGAGCAATACAGTGTGTGAACAATGTGGTTGTTGATGGAAGAACTCTCAAG GCTTCTTTAGGCACAACAAAGTACTGCAGTTACTTCCTTAAAAGTATGCAGTGTCCCAAACCTGATTGTATGTATCTACATGAGCTGGGGGACGAAGCAGCTAGCTTTACTAAAGAGGAGATGCAG GCGGGCAAACATCAAGAGTATGAGCAGAAACTCCTCCAAGACCTCTATAAAATTAACCCTAGCTTTCTACAACCTCCAACATGTGGAACAGAGAAGTTAAAGAGTAAATCCAACTCCACACAAAG CAGAACCAACGGTAGCAATGGTAAAGATGGGTGGCCAACGCTGTCAGGACACAACAAACTGGCCAACGGGCTTTCAGAGGACCGCAAGTCTCCTCCGCTGCTAGACTATCTAGACCAAGAAGTTCTTACTTCAGATGGGCTAGAAACAGACCTGGGTCCTGGTCAGCGtactgtgctgtctcctttcTCCTCTAACTGTGACAGTAACAG TCCCAGTGATAAACCTCCAGATTCCCTTGGTATGGTGAATGGAGAGACTTTACAACAG ATCCCCACCAGTGACTCCCCATCTCCCCCCCCGGGTTTAAGCAAGCCCAGCTTGGTGGTGCCTATCAGCATGTCAGACCTCACAGCCCGTTCACCCTTCGAGGGAGCGGCGGCTGAGTCCCAGTCGCTCTTTTCAGACAACAGTAACTTCAGACATCCTAACCCTCTCCCCGCTGGCCTGCCCCCCTTCCCCAGCTCCCCCCGCAGCAATTCCGACTGGCCCATGACCCCTGAACCACAGAGCCTCTTCACATCAG ACACAATACCAGTGTCTTCTTCCACAGACTGGCAGGCGGCCTTTGGCTTCGGGTCGTCCAGCAAGCAGCAAGACGACGATCTGGGCTTCGATCCTTTTGACGTCACTCGCAAAGCCTTGGCCGACCTGATAGAGAAGGAGCTGTCCGTGCAGGATCAGAGCCCCTTGTCTCCGGGGCTCCTCTCCCATGGTGGGAGCAACCACGGTCCCGGCCTGCCTCCTCTCAACCCAAACCCCAGCTCCTCTCACCACTTCCCCAGCGGCCTGCCGCGCCTCCCCCAGCTGCACCACAGAGCGATCTACAGCTCCTTCAGTTTTCCCGGCAGTCAGAACAGCCAGGCCAATCAGCAGCAGCCATCGGCCAGACACCCCTGGATGGGCGTCCCAACACGAAATAACCTCACACACTTGAACCACTCAGCCAGTGCTGCCTCACACAGTAATTCCCTGGACCTGAATCTGCCCCCACAGCACAATACAGGGCTGGGAGGGATCCCCATCTCAG AAAACAGCGGCTCTATAGACGGCTTAAATGTGAAAGAGTGGCAGGATGGCCTGAGAGCTCTCCTGCCCAACATCAATATCAACTTTGGGGGTCTCCCaaactcctcttcctcttcatcctcctcatcctcaaaCAGTGTTAATCACATCGGTGGGCCCGTGGGGCCAGCAGGCCTCTCACACAGCCTGAGCTGGGACGGCACAGCCAGTTGGATGGACCCTGCTATCATCACAGGTAGAAATTTTTACTGA
- the cnot4a gene encoding CCR4-NOT transcription complex subunit 4 isoform X3 translates to MSNSPELKDDPMECPLCMEPLEIDDVNFFPCTCGYQICRFCWHRIRTDENGLCPACRKPYPEDPAVYKPLSQEEIQRIKNEKKQKQNEKKQKVTENRKHLASVRVVQRNLVFVVGLSQRLADPEVLKRPEYFGRFGKIHKVVINNSTSYAGSQGPSASAYVTYIRSEDALRAIQCVNNVVVDGRTLKASLGTTKYCSYFLKSMQCPKPDCMYLHELGDEAASFTKEEMQAGKHQEYEQKLLQDLYKINPSFLQPPTCGTEKLKSKSNSTQSRTNGSNGKDGWPTLSGHNKLANGLSEDRKSPPLLDYLDQEVLTSDGLETDLGPGQRTVLSPFSSNCDSNSPSDKPPDSLGMVNGETLQQIPTSDSPSPPPGLSKPSLVVPISMSDLTARSPFEGAAAESQSLFSDNSNFRHPNPLPAGLPPFPSSPRSNSDWPMTPEPQSLFTSDTIPVSSSTDWQAAFGFGSSSKQQDDDLGFDPFDVTRKALADLIEKELSVQDQSPLSPGLLSHGGSNHGPGLPPLNPNPSSSHHFPSGLPRLPQLHHRAIYSSFSFPGSQNSQANQQQPSARHPWMGVPTRNNLTHLNHSASAASHSNSLDLNLPPQHNTGLGGIPISENSGSIDGLNVKEWQDGLRALLPNININFGGLPNSSSSSSSSSSNSVNHIGGPVGPAGLSHSLSWDGTASWMDPAIITGRNFY, encoded by the exons ATGTCCAACAGCCCTGAATTGAAGGACGACCCCATGGAGTGCCCTCTGTGCATGGAACCGCTGGAGATTGATGACGTCAACTTCTTCCCCTGCACTTGTGGCTATCAGATCTGTCGCTTCTGTTGGCATCGCATCCGCACAGACGAGAACGGCCTGTGCCCCGCCTGCAGAAAG cCGTACCCAGAGGACCCTGCTGTGTACAAGCCTCTGTCACAGGAGGAGATCCAAAGGATAAAGAACgaaaagaagcagaaacagaATGAGAAGAAGCAGAAGGTGACAGAAAACCGAAAGCATCTGGCCAGTGTCAGAGTGGTCCAGAGAAACCTGGTGTTTGTGGTGGGGCTCTCGCAGCGACTCGCCGACCCAGAG GTCTTAAAACGACCCGAATATTTTGGGAGGTTTGGGAAAATCCATAAAGTGGTCATCAACAATAGCACATCCTACGCGGGTTCACAG GGGCCCAGTGCCAGCGCTTATGTCACTTACATCCGCTCTGAAGATGCTTTAAGAGCAATACAGTGTGTGAACAATGTGGTTGTTGATGGAAGAACTCTCAAG GCTTCTTTAGGCACAACAAAGTACTGCAGTTACTTCCTTAAAAGTATGCAGTGTCCCAAACCTGATTGTATGTATCTACATGAGCTGGGGGACGAAGCAGCTAGCTTTACTAAAGAGGAGATGCAG GCGGGCAAACATCAAGAGTATGAGCAGAAACTCCTCCAAGACCTCTATAAAATTAACCCTAGCTTTCTACAACCTCCAACATGTGGAACAGAGAAGTTAAAGAGTAAATCCAACTCCACACAAAG CAGAACCAACGGTAGCAATGGTAAAGATGGGTGGCCAACGCTGTCAGGACACAACAAACTGGCCAACGGGCTTTCAGAGGACCGCAAGTCTCCTCCGCTGCTAGACTATCTAGACCAAGAAGTTCTTACTTCAGATGGGCTAGAAACAGACCTGGGTCCTGGTCAGCGtactgtgctgtctcctttcTCCTCTAACTGTGACAGTAACAG TCCCAGTGATAAACCTCCAGATTCCCTTGGTATGGTGAATGGAGAGACTTTACAACAG ATCCCCACCAGTGACTCCCCATCTCCCCCCCCGGGTTTAAGCAAGCCCAGCTTGGTGGTGCCTATCAGCATGTCAGACCTCACAGCCCGTTCACCCTTCGAGGGAGCGGCGGCTGAGTCCCAGTCGCTCTTTTCAGACAACAGTAACTTCAGACATCCTAACCCTCTCCCCGCTGGCCTGCCCCCCTTCCCCAGCTCCCCCCGCAGCAATTCCGACTGGCCCATGACCCCTGAACCACAGAGCCTCTTCACATCAG ACACAATACCAGTGTCTTCTTCCACAGACTGGCAGGCGGCCTTTGGCTTCGGGTCGTCCAGCAAGCAGCAAGACGACGATCTGGGCTTCGATCCTTTTGACGTCACTCGCAAAGCCTTGGCCGACCTGATAGAGAAGGAGCTGTCCGTGCAGGATCAGAGCCCCTTGTCTCCGGGGCTCCTCTCCCATGGTGGGAGCAACCACGGTCCCGGCCTGCCTCCTCTCAACCCAAACCCCAGCTCCTCTCACCACTTCCCCAGCGGCCTGCCGCGCCTCCCCCAGCTGCACCACAGAGCGATCTACAGCTCCTTCAGTTTTCCCGGCAGTCAGAACAGCCAGGCCAATCAGCAGCAGCCATCGGCCAGACACCCCTGGATGGGCGTCCCAACACGAAATAACCTCACACACTTGAACCACTCAGCCAGTGCTGCCTCACACAGTAATTCCCTGGACCTGAATCTGCCCCCACAGCACAATACAGGGCTGGGAGGGATCCCCATCTCAG AAAACAGCGGCTCTATAGACGGCTTAAATGTGAAAGAGTGGCAGGATGGCCTGAGAGCTCTCCTGCCCAACATCAATATCAACTTTGGGGGTCTCCCaaactcctcttcctcttcatcctcctcatcctcaaaCAGTGTTAATCACATCGGTGGGCCCGTGGGGCCAGCAGGCCTCTCACACAGCCTGAGCTGGGACGGCACAGCCAGTTGGATGGACCCTGCTATCATCACAGGTAGAAATTTTTACTGA
- the cnot4a gene encoding CCR4-NOT transcription complex subunit 4 isoform X2, translating to MQLSQLLPKSPVLCDPPQHSPSPRHRMSNSPELKDDPMECPLCMEPLEIDDVNFFPCTCGYQICRFCWHRIRTDENGLCPACRKPYPEDPAVYKPLSQEEIQRIKNEKKQKQNEKKQKVTENRKHLASVRVVQRNLVFVVGLSQRLADPEVLKRPEYFGRFGKIHKVVINNSTSYAGSQGPSASAYVTYIRSEDALRAIQCVNNVVVDGRTLKASLGTTKYCSYFLKSMQCPKPDCMYLHELGDEAASFTKEEMQAGKHQEYEQKLLQDLYKINPSFLQPPTCGTEKLKSKSNSTQRTNGSNGKDGWPTLSGHNKLANGLSEDRKSPPLLDYLDQEVLTSDGLETDLGPGQRTVLSPFSSNCDSNSPSDKPPDSLGMVNGETLQQIPTSDSPSPPPGLSKPSLVVPISMSDLTARSPFEGAAAESQSLFSDNSNFRHPNPLPAGLPPFPSSPRSNSDWPMTPEPQSLFTSDTIPVSSSTDWQAAFGFGSSSKQQDDDLGFDPFDVTRKALADLIEKELSVQDQSPLSPGLLSHGGSNHGPGLPPLNPNPSSSHHFPSGLPRLPQLHHRAIYSSFSFPGSQNSQANQQQPSARHPWMGVPTRNNLTHLNHSASAASHSNSLDLNLPPQHNTGLGGIPISENSGSIDGLNVKEWQDGLRALLPNININFGGLPNSSSSSSSSSSNSVNHIGGPVGPAGLSHSLSWDGTASWMDPAIITGRNFY from the exons ATGCAGTTGAGTCAACTCCTCCCTAAAAG CCCTGTGCTCTGTGACCCGCCTCAACACTCACCTTCGCCGCGCCATAGGATGTCCAACAGCCCTGAATTGAAGGACGACCCCATGGAGTGCCCTCTGTGCATGGAACCGCTGGAGATTGATGACGTCAACTTCTTCCCCTGCACTTGTGGCTATCAGATCTGTCGCTTCTGTTGGCATCGCATCCGCACAGACGAGAACGGCCTGTGCCCCGCCTGCAGAAAG cCGTACCCAGAGGACCCTGCTGTGTACAAGCCTCTGTCACAGGAGGAGATCCAAAGGATAAAGAACgaaaagaagcagaaacagaATGAGAAGAAGCAGAAGGTGACAGAAAACCGAAAGCATCTGGCCAGTGTCAGAGTGGTCCAGAGAAACCTGGTGTTTGTGGTGGGGCTCTCGCAGCGACTCGCCGACCCAGAG GTCTTAAAACGACCCGAATATTTTGGGAGGTTTGGGAAAATCCATAAAGTGGTCATCAACAATAGCACATCCTACGCGGGTTCACAG GGGCCCAGTGCCAGCGCTTATGTCACTTACATCCGCTCTGAAGATGCTTTAAGAGCAATACAGTGTGTGAACAATGTGGTTGTTGATGGAAGAACTCTCAAG GCTTCTTTAGGCACAACAAAGTACTGCAGTTACTTCCTTAAAAGTATGCAGTGTCCCAAACCTGATTGTATGTATCTACATGAGCTGGGGGACGAAGCAGCTAGCTTTACTAAAGAGGAGATGCAG GCGGGCAAACATCAAGAGTATGAGCAGAAACTCCTCCAAGACCTCTATAAAATTAACCCTAGCTTTCTACAACCTCCAACATGTGGAACAGAGAAGTTAAAGAGTAAATCCAACTCCACACAAAG AACCAACGGTAGCAATGGTAAAGATGGGTGGCCAACGCTGTCAGGACACAACAAACTGGCCAACGGGCTTTCAGAGGACCGCAAGTCTCCTCCGCTGCTAGACTATCTAGACCAAGAAGTTCTTACTTCAGATGGGCTAGAAACAGACCTGGGTCCTGGTCAGCGtactgtgctgtctcctttcTCCTCTAACTGTGACAGTAACAG TCCCAGTGATAAACCTCCAGATTCCCTTGGTATGGTGAATGGAGAGACTTTACAACAG ATCCCCACCAGTGACTCCCCATCTCCCCCCCCGGGTTTAAGCAAGCCCAGCTTGGTGGTGCCTATCAGCATGTCAGACCTCACAGCCCGTTCACCCTTCGAGGGAGCGGCGGCTGAGTCCCAGTCGCTCTTTTCAGACAACAGTAACTTCAGACATCCTAACCCTCTCCCCGCTGGCCTGCCCCCCTTCCCCAGCTCCCCCCGCAGCAATTCCGACTGGCCCATGACCCCTGAACCACAGAGCCTCTTCACATCAG ACACAATACCAGTGTCTTCTTCCACAGACTGGCAGGCGGCCTTTGGCTTCGGGTCGTCCAGCAAGCAGCAAGACGACGATCTGGGCTTCGATCCTTTTGACGTCACTCGCAAAGCCTTGGCCGACCTGATAGAGAAGGAGCTGTCCGTGCAGGATCAGAGCCCCTTGTCTCCGGGGCTCCTCTCCCATGGTGGGAGCAACCACGGTCCCGGCCTGCCTCCTCTCAACCCAAACCCCAGCTCCTCTCACCACTTCCCCAGCGGCCTGCCGCGCCTCCCCCAGCTGCACCACAGAGCGATCTACAGCTCCTTCAGTTTTCCCGGCAGTCAGAACAGCCAGGCCAATCAGCAGCAGCCATCGGCCAGACACCCCTGGATGGGCGTCCCAACACGAAATAACCTCACACACTTGAACCACTCAGCCAGTGCTGCCTCACACAGTAATTCCCTGGACCTGAATCTGCCCCCACAGCACAATACAGGGCTGGGAGGGATCCCCATCTCAG AAAACAGCGGCTCTATAGACGGCTTAAATGTGAAAGAGTGGCAGGATGGCCTGAGAGCTCTCCTGCCCAACATCAATATCAACTTTGGGGGTCTCCCaaactcctcttcctcttcatcctcctcatcctcaaaCAGTGTTAATCACATCGGTGGGCCCGTGGGGCCAGCAGGCCTCTCACACAGCCTGAGCTGGGACGGCACAGCCAGTTGGATGGACCCTGCTATCATCACAGGTAGAAATTTTTACTGA